The sequence ACAGGACCTAAATTTGTAAAGTCAGACAGTAAAGCCGCACCTTGATTTGAGCTATTTTCTTTGTAACTACTCAGCGCAACTCCAAAACAAAAGTGATGCATCCTGTAGGTTGCGGTTGGCGATAGCCAACCCAACATTTCAAGGCCATGGCGTTAATTGTTGGGTTGCGAAAAGCATGCAACCCAACCTACGCGAAATAATTTCTTTTGTTGTAATTACCCCAAAAAAATGAGAAGGGGTTAGCAGATATCTTTTCTTTTTGATGATCTGAATTAAAAAACCGCCTTACGCCGGCAGGATGAAGTCCGAACCTACGCTTGAAGCATCACAAAACCCCGGATATTCTCCTCGGCAAAAAGCATCATAGGTTCTGACCATGATTTCCTTAAGTCCTGGCACCAACTCAAAATCATCCAATTGCTGCATACTGACCCAGCGGGCTTCTGAAACGTCGGTCTGGGCAACAGGCGTAGCAGAACAAACCGACTCAAGTTCAGCCAAAAAATCAACGATGATATAGTGAAACCGATCAATCTTCCTTTCCACCACGGCGACTATCGACACTACCCGAATATCCATGCCGGTTTCTTCCTTAACTTCGCGACGGCACGCTTCGACCAACGTTTCTCCGGCCTCCAGTTTGCCTCCTGGAATGGACCAAAGCCCCAAAGCCGGTGGCTGATTGCGCTTGATCAGCAACACGTTATGCTGGGCGTTAAATACGATACCGCTAACGCCAATAGCAGGAATTGGAGGGTTATTAACAAGGATGGTCATGACACTGAATTGATGAATAATAATTTACTGACATAAAGGTTAATCTGGGTTTATAGTGAAGTCCGGCTCTCAAATTATCGCTATTGCTAAAAAGAAGCCTGTAAACACAATGTCCACCTTCCCTCTTATTTAAAAACGGGAGACTGTCATGCTAAACCAAAAATCTTTATGGCTTTTATACACGTCAATCATTGGTTTGCTTGCCATGCCCTGCTCCGCGGCGGAAACTTCAGCCGGAGAAAAACTGGCCACCAATTGCTCAGGTTGCCACGGCGCTCAGGGCACTAGCGGCTCTGCCGATTTTCCTAATCTGGCAGGACAACAAACGGCCTACCTGATTGCACAGCTTAAAGCCTTTAAAGAAGGTCGCAGGAAAAATTCAATCATGAACGCTCAGGCCGCTAGTCTGAGTCAATCCGAGATGGAACAGCTCGCAGCCTTTTTCAACAGCCAGCAACCCCAAAGCGCAGGTGGTGAACCGGCCCTGTTAAAACAAGGTTCGGCGCTGGTTAGCCAATGTATGGGCTGCCATGGCGCAGCTTTAAAAGGCAACCATCATATCCCTCGCTTAGCCGGCCAGCAGCCTGATTACCTGATCAAACAATTAACCGCTTTCAAGAAAGGCGACCGGAAAGGCGGACCTATGTCGGCCGTAGCCGCACAATTTTCTGAAGCCGAGATACAGGCAATAGCCGCCTATCTGGGCTCATTATAGAGTTAAGAGAGAATACATGATAAAAAAATTATTGTTAGTGTCCACTGGATTGGCTGGACTGTTATTTTCAATTCAGGGACTGACAGAACAAACAAAGCAAGCTCCGGAAATCCGGAAGTCGATGAATGCGAAACAAGCCATCTTCGAGGAAAAACATAAACGCTATCTTGATAAAGAAGCCCAAAAAGAGGAGCTCCAAAAAAAGGTATGGACTAAAGAGATGGAAAGTAAAGTGCCCAAAGACAGCTATGAGGCATTCGAGCAAAAACGAAACCGTCATCAGGTGCTGCAGGAGCAGTTAACTAAAGACGACGAAATAGAAAACAAGATTGAGAGCAATGCCAATGCGATCAAAAAGGCACTTGAGGAACGTGAAATGGCAACCTCCCCCAAACAGCCTCAACCCCTCTAACCCCTGCGCCATTAATTCCAAGGTCCTTTACCTAATCCGTCAACCGGCAAGGGATTGCCATTAAAGGCAGGCTAGCGGGGGCATTTTTTAAAGTTAATACTTTGCCATACCCAATAATCAGCGTGAACTGAAAGACTTAAAATCAAACCCTCTCAACTCAATCCGGCAAGAAAGCGGTCAAATTCAGCAGTCAATTCCGGCAGCACGCTCATCAATCGATGATCGGCGTCATAAAGATTCAAGCGAAGACGATAGGCCTGGCAAAATCGCCAGACATGCTCAGGCGGAACAATGTCGTCCTGCCACCCATGAAAAACGGCGATCGCCTCAGCTACAGGAGCAAACCCGGTTATTTGGTAACCGGGCAGATAAAAAGCAGGTGCCAGCAAGAACAACCCCTTGGGTTTGATAACAGGCGAAGCCACCGTCGATATATAGCCGCCCATACTGGATCCCACCAGCACCACGCTGTTATATTCCTGCCAATCAGTCGCCAATAGATGCTTAACCCGCTCATCCGGATCCGGCTGTGCCCGATAATCAGGACTTTCAACCACATACCCATGGCGCTTGGCCACGTCTGCAAAAGCCCGGGTTTTCTCGCCCCAGGGCATACTGTCTTTACCGTGACTATAAATAACTTTCTTTTTCATCAGCGCTTATTCATCCTTTATGCAGGGCAATACGAGCAAACATCCGCAATCTTATTGCTTCATCCTC comes from Methylicorpusculum oleiharenae and encodes:
- a CDS encoding NUDIX hydrolase codes for the protein MTILVNNPPIPAIGVSGIVFNAQHNVLLIKRNQPPALGLWSIPGGKLEAGETLVEACRREVKEETGMDIRVVSIVAVVERKIDRFHYIIVDFLAELESVCSATPVAQTDVSEARWVSMQQLDDFELVPGLKEIMVRTYDAFCRGEYPGFCDASSVGSDFILPA
- a CDS encoding c-type cytochrome; the protein is MLNQKSLWLLYTSIIGLLAMPCSAAETSAGEKLATNCSGCHGAQGTSGSADFPNLAGQQTAYLIAQLKAFKEGRRKNSIMNAQAASLSQSEMEQLAAFFNSQQPQSAGGEPALLKQGSALVSQCMGCHGAALKGNHHIPRLAGQQPDYLIKQLTAFKKGDRKGGPMSAVAAQFSEAEIQAIAAYLGSL
- a CDS encoding alpha/beta hydrolase is translated as MKKKVIYSHGKDSMPWGEKTRAFADVAKRHGYVVESPDYRAQPDPDERVKHLLATDWQEYNSVVLVGSSMGGYISTVASPVIKPKGLFLLAPAFYLPGYQITGFAPVAEAIAVFHGWQDDIVPPEHVWRFCQAYRLRLNLYDADHRLMSVLPELTAEFDRFLAGLS